One genomic window of Arthrobacter sp. KBS0703 includes the following:
- a CDS encoding RNA polymerase sigma factor: protein MTPSSAKKEPAALADASAEEKKAATNAKRAATRAANKAVKDAAIADGGSASAASKPEPKKRGPKPGAKAAAEAAGSRSTSDDDADVEEDLDDVSPDSADLVDEADEAGKGAAAPTGSGFVYSDADDDDAPVQQVMSAGATADPVKDYLKQIGKVALLNAEQEVDLALRIEAGLFAEEKINADDGSMDPKFKRELEFIIHDGKRAKNHLLEANLRLVVSLAKRYTGRGMLFLDLIQEGNLGLIRAVEKFDYTKGFKFSTYATWWIRQAITRAMADQARTIRIPVHMVEVINKLARVQRQMLQDLGREPTPEELALELDMTPEKVVEVQKYGREPISLHTPLGEDGDSEFGDLIEDSEAVVPADAVSFTLLQEQLHSVLDTLSEREAGVVAMRFGLTDGQPKTLDEIGKVYGVTRERIRQIESKTMSKLRHPSRSQVLRDYLD from the coding sequence GTGACCCCGTCTTCCGCGAAGAAGGAACCCGCCGCCCTGGCCGATGCGTCAGCCGAGGAGAAGAAGGCGGCAACTAACGCCAAGCGTGCAGCCACCCGCGCCGCCAACAAGGCTGTCAAGGATGCCGCGATCGCCGATGGCGGCTCAGCGTCTGCCGCTTCCAAGCCCGAGCCCAAGAAGCGCGGCCCCAAGCCCGGCGCCAAGGCGGCAGCCGAAGCTGCCGGAAGCCGCTCCACGTCCGATGACGATGCGGACGTCGAAGAGGATCTCGACGACGTATCACCCGACAGCGCGGATCTCGTTGACGAAGCCGACGAGGCAGGCAAGGGTGCCGCAGCGCCCACTGGCTCTGGATTTGTCTACTCCGATGCCGATGACGACGACGCCCCCGTCCAGCAGGTCATGTCCGCCGGCGCCACAGCCGACCCCGTCAAGGATTACCTGAAGCAGATCGGCAAGGTCGCCCTCCTCAACGCTGAGCAGGAGGTTGACCTCGCCCTCCGGATCGAGGCCGGACTCTTCGCCGAGGAAAAGATCAACGCCGACGACGGTTCCATGGATCCGAAGTTCAAGCGTGAGCTGGAATTCATCATCCATGACGGCAAGCGCGCCAAGAACCACCTCCTTGAGGCGAACCTCCGCCTCGTGGTGTCGCTGGCCAAGCGCTACACCGGCCGCGGCATGCTCTTCCTCGACCTCATCCAGGAAGGAAACCTGGGCCTCATCCGTGCTGTCGAGAAGTTCGACTACACCAAGGGCTTCAAGTTCTCGACCTACGCCACGTGGTGGATCCGCCAGGCCATCACCCGCGCCATGGCCGACCAGGCCCGCACCATCCGTATCCCGGTCCACATGGTTGAGGTCATCAACAAGCTCGCCCGCGTCCAGCGCCAGATGCTGCAGGACCTCGGCCGGGAACCCACGCCCGAAGAGCTGGCCCTCGAACTCGACATGACGCCGGAAAAGGTTGTCGAAGTCCAGAAGTACGGCCGCGAACCGATTTCCCTCCACACGCCGCTCGGCGAGGACGGGGATTCCGAGTTCGGCGACCTCATCGAAGACTCCGAAGCCGTGGTTCCGGCCGACGCCGTGAGCTTCACGCTGCTGCAGGAACAGCTCCACTCGGTGCTGGATACGCTGTCCGAGCGCGAAGCCGGAGTGGTGGCTATGCGCTTTGGCCTCACGGACGGTCAGCCGAAGACTTTAGACGAAATCGGCAAGGTCTACGGTGTCACGCGTGAGCGTATCCGCCAGATCGAATCCAAGACCATGTCCAAGCTGCGGCACCCGTCGCGGTCCCAGGTCCTGCGGGACTACCTGGACTAG
- a CDS encoding DUF4192 domain-containing protein: MTAPQHLTITGPEDILGYVPHSLGYWPSRSLVAMTMQGKRLGATLRVDLPATGSRREREHFARTVAGYLLADDHADGSLLMFFTNDGWAAAAGPGESVQGAGRLLMADLECALGLAGMPVRDAWYVGDEYWRNAYCTDAGCCPLPGRPVAEIRDSRLNAEMVFLGSSVGAPPGTSPAGDHIPQATQDQAVEAAEQRWAGELDSRRASRPQFERVLDVWQRVLAAAPAAPGGPGAGLPPEMAGFLRACLCVPAWRDAVLVMAAAGRPAAEAGAEEFGIFSARTPLPVSGPALSDRSPCDPVPSGLPAPAVRPDPAGGSDGRADQGAPSGCGSAPVPGYGEVLLGLSPALPDWETMKRLEDLMLQLSSRGPGEARAAALTAKGWIEWCRGRGSFAHASLSQALEASPGYRLAELLSEVVRRGTICGWASRREAAWQKFGTDAAQGGGSA; the protein is encoded by the coding sequence ATGACAGCACCCCAGCACCTCACCATCACCGGCCCCGAAGACATCCTCGGCTACGTTCCGCACAGCCTGGGTTATTGGCCGTCCCGCAGCCTGGTGGCCATGACCATGCAGGGCAAGCGCCTCGGAGCCACGCTCCGGGTCGATCTGCCCGCCACCGGATCCCGCCGCGAACGGGAACACTTCGCCCGGACCGTGGCCGGCTACCTGCTGGCAGACGACCACGCCGACGGCTCCCTGCTGATGTTCTTCACGAATGACGGCTGGGCGGCCGCCGCCGGGCCGGGGGAATCCGTCCAGGGTGCAGGCCGGCTGCTGATGGCTGATCTTGAATGTGCGCTCGGACTCGCCGGGATGCCAGTGCGGGATGCCTGGTACGTCGGCGATGAGTACTGGCGCAACGCCTACTGCACTGACGCCGGCTGCTGCCCGCTGCCCGGCCGCCCTGTGGCTGAGATCCGCGACAGCCGCCTCAACGCCGAGATGGTGTTCCTTGGCAGCAGTGTCGGGGCGCCGCCCGGAACATCCCCGGCCGGGGACCATATCCCGCAGGCTACGCAGGACCAAGCCGTGGAGGCCGCCGAACAGCGCTGGGCCGGCGAGCTTGACAGCAGGCGGGCCAGCAGGCCCCAGTTCGAACGGGTCCTGGACGTGTGGCAAAGGGTGCTGGCGGCCGCACCCGCCGCACCCGGCGGACCCGGCGCCGGCCTTCCGCCGGAAATGGCCGGATTCCTGCGGGCCTGCCTGTGCGTGCCGGCGTGGCGTGACGCCGTCCTGGTCATGGCGGCCGCGGGACGTCCAGCGGCTGAGGCAGGCGCGGAGGAATTCGGGATCTTCTCGGCGCGGACACCCCTGCCGGTGTCCGGTCCGGCACTGTCTGATCGGTCCCCGTGCGATCCGGTTCCGTCGGGTTTGCCCGCGCCGGCAGTCCGGCCTGACCCTGCCGGCGGCAGCGACGGCCGTGCAGACCAAGGCGCGCCCTCCGGTTGCGGATCCGCGCCCGTGCCCGGATACGGCGAAGTCCTCCTGGGCCTGAGCCCCGCGCTGCCCGACTGGGAGACGATGAAGCGGCTCGAAGACCTGATGCTTCAGCTGTCGTCCCGCGGGCCGGGGGAAGCGCGGGCTGCGGCGCTGACGGCAAAAGGATGGATCGAATGGTGCCGGGGGAGGGGGTCCTTCGCGCACGCCTCGCTGAGTCAGGCATTGGAGGCCAGCCCGGGATACAGGCTCGCGGAACTGCTTTCCGAAGTGGTCCGCCGGGGAACCATCTGTGGCTGGGCCAGCCGCCGCGAGGCGGCCTGGCAGAAATTCGGCACCGACGCCGCCCAGGGTGGCGGATCCGCGTAA
- a CDS encoding nitrate/nitrite transporter, whose translation MTAPRAWLVWSIGIFSYLVAVTQRTSFGVVGLEATERFHASASAISFFTVLQLLVYAGLQIPVGVLVDRFGSRAMIAGGAVLMGLGQLQLAFADSVPAGVLGRVLVGAGDAMTFISVIRLIPLWFAPARVPLLTQLTGMSGQLGQLISVVPFALMLHSAGWTPAFLSLAGLSGVAVVLVVLLLQDLPHGTPAQPATKGLRATGVSLSRAWKQPGTRLGLWSHFTIQFSGTVFAMTWGYPFLISAQGLDASTVASLMALYVAGAIGAGPVIGRFVSRHPLRRSTMVLLIAGATAAAWAAVLLYPGRSPLWLLAGLIVVLAIGGPGSMIGFDFARTFNPAHRIGTATGIVNVGGFIAALVAIYLIGAVLDILYATGFSNGVLYGLEPFRVALSVHFLLIGIGAVAMLVVRRKVRRQMAAQGVVVQPLLKAMAEQRRAKNIRRNTPSRD comes from the coding sequence GTGACTGCACCCCGCGCCTGGCTCGTTTGGTCGATCGGCATTTTTTCGTACCTGGTGGCTGTGACCCAGCGTACGTCGTTCGGCGTGGTCGGCCTCGAGGCGACGGAGCGGTTCCATGCCAGTGCTTCGGCGATTTCGTTCTTCACTGTCCTCCAGTTGCTCGTATACGCGGGACTGCAGATTCCGGTGGGCGTGCTGGTGGACAGGTTCGGCTCCCGGGCGATGATTGCCGGCGGAGCAGTGCTCATGGGGCTCGGCCAACTGCAGCTCGCTTTCGCTGACAGCGTTCCGGCCGGCGTGCTGGGCCGCGTCCTGGTGGGCGCCGGCGACGCCATGACGTTTATCTCGGTCATCCGGCTGATCCCGCTCTGGTTCGCCCCCGCCCGGGTGCCGCTGCTGACGCAGCTCACCGGCATGTCCGGGCAGCTCGGGCAGCTGATCAGCGTGGTGCCGTTCGCCCTGATGCTGCATTCGGCTGGCTGGACGCCCGCCTTCCTGTCCCTGGCAGGACTGTCCGGAGTCGCCGTCGTACTGGTGGTCCTGCTGCTGCAGGACCTTCCGCACGGCACTCCTGCCCAGCCAGCGACGAAAGGCCTGCGCGCCACCGGCGTGTCCCTTTCCCGGGCCTGGAAGCAGCCGGGCACCAGGCTTGGCCTGTGGAGCCACTTCACCATCCAGTTCAGCGGCACCGTCTTTGCCATGACCTGGGGTTATCCGTTCCTGATTTCGGCCCAGGGGCTCGACGCCAGCACGGTTGCCTCGCTCATGGCCCTGTACGTGGCGGGCGCCATCGGTGCCGGTCCGGTGATCGGCCGCTTCGTTTCGCGGCACCCGCTCCGGCGTTCCACCATGGTTCTCCTCATTGCCGGCGCCACCGCCGCAGCCTGGGCCGCCGTACTGCTCTACCCGGGCCGCTCGCCCCTGTGGCTCCTGGCCGGCCTCATTGTTGTGCTGGCCATCGGAGGGCCGGGGTCCATGATCGGCTTCGACTTCGCCCGCACGTTCAACCCGGCCCACCGGATCGGTACTGCCACGGGCATCGTCAACGTCGGCGGGTTCATCGCCGCCCTTGTGGCGATCTACCTGATCGGCGCGGTGCTGGACATCCTGTATGCCACGGGGTTCTCCAACGGGGTGCTGTACGGCCTGGAGCCGTTCCGCGTCGCCCTGTCCGTGCATTTCCTGCTGATCGGAATCGGCGCCGTCGCCATGCTGGTGGTCCGCCGCAAAGTGCGCCGCCAGATGGCGGCCCAGGGCGTGGTGGTGCAGCCGCTGCTCAAGGCCATGGCCGAACAGCGCAGGGCGAAGAACATCCGGCGCAACACGCCGTCCCGCGACTAA